The nucleotide window GCTCAACGCGGCGGTCTACTGGCTGATCTTCGGCGTGCTGCTCGGTACCGACCACGGCATCGACAACTTCATCGCCTATCTGGTCACCGGCATCTTCGTGTTCACCTTCACGCAGTCCTCGATCCTGGCGGGGACCCGGGCGATCTCCGACAACCTGGGCCTGGTGCGCGCGCTGCACTTCCCGCGGGCCTGTCTGCCGATCTCGGTCACCCTCATCCAGCTCCAGCAACTGCTGTACTCGATGGTGGTGCTGGTGGCCATCGTGCTGATGACCGGCGAGGTCCCGCAGATGTCGTGGCTGCTGATCATCCCGTCGCTGCTGTTGCAGTCGGTGTTCAACATCGGCGCCGCGATGTTCGTCGCCCGGGTGGGCAGCAAGCTGACCGACCTCACGCAGCTGATGCCGTTCCTGCTGCGCACCTGGATGTACGTCTCGGGCGTCTTCTACAGCATCAACAACGTCGCCAAGCACCTGCCGCACTGGGTGTCGGTGGTGCTCGACGTCAATCCGGCCGCCGTCTACATCGACCTGATGCGGTACGCCATGATCGACAGCTTCACCTCGGCGCAGCTGCCGCACCACGTGTGGATCGCGGCGGTGGCCTGGGCGGCGGTCGCCGGTGTCGGGGGCTTCGTGTTCTTCTGGAAGGCTGAGGAGCAGTACGGCCGTGGCTGAGACCAGCGCCGGACCGGCGCAGAGTAAGGACGGGGCCCGGGTGCCCACCGTCATCGTGGACGACCTGCACATCGTCTACCGGGTGCACGGCGCCGGCAGCGGCAAGGGGAGCGCCACCGCGGCCCTCAGCCGCATCGTGCAGCGCCGGAACTCGCCGAGCGTGCGTGAGGTGCACGCGGTGCGCGGGGTGAGCTTCGTGGCCTACCGGGGCGAGGCGATCGGGCTGATCGGCTCCAACGGCTCGGGCAAGTCCACCATGCTGAAGGCGATCGCGGGGCTGCTGCCGGCCGAGCGCGGCAAGGTCTACACCGACGGCCAGCCGTCGCTGCTCGGGGTCAACGCCGCGCTGATGAACGACCTCACCGGGGAACGCAACGTCATCCTGGGCGGCCTGGCGATGGGCATGAGCTACCCCGAGGTGCGCGAGAAGTACCAGGACATCGTGGACTTCTCGGGCATCAACGAGAAGGGTGACTTCATCTCGCTGCCGATGCGTACCTATTCCTCGGGCATGGCGGCCCGGCTGCGGTTCTCCATCGCGGCGGCCAAGCGGCACGACGTGCTGATGATCGACGAGGCGCTGGCCACCGGCGACCGGTCCTTCCAGAAGCGTTCCGAGGCGCGGATCCGGGAGTTGCGCAAGGAGGCCGGCACCGTCTTCCTGGTCAGCCACAACAACAAGTCGATCCGGGACACCTGCGAACGCGTGCTGTGGCTGGAGAAGGGCGAGCTGCTGATGGACGGCCCCACCGAAGAGGTGCTGCGCGCCTACGAGGAGCACACCGGCAAGTAGTCCGGCGCCGCGGAGCCCAAGTGGGCCGCCGCGCCCGCCTGTTGGGACCGCCGCCGGCGTCCCGCGGCCCCCGCCGATCCGTTCGGCGGGGGCCGCGGGTGCGACGTGGGCCAACTCACGTGTCGGCAGGGAA belongs to Streptantibioticus cattleyicolor NRRL 8057 = DSM 46488 and includes:
- a CDS encoding ABC transporter permease; translated protein: MSDTTHEGTVAVSTAPAPSPDDGLSPGELAEKYGLSVSGARPGLPEYVRQLWGRRHFIAAYSMAKLSAQFTKARLGQLWNVMTPLLNAAVYWLIFGVLLGTDHGIDNFIAYLVTGIFVFTFTQSSILAGTRAISDNLGLVRALHFPRACLPISVTLIQLQQLLYSMVVLVAIVLMTGEVPQMSWLLIIPSLLLQSVFNIGAAMFVARVGSKLTDLTQLMPFLLRTWMYVSGVFYSINNVAKHLPHWVSVVLDVNPAAVYIDLMRYAMIDSFTSAQLPHHVWIAAVAWAAVAGVGGFVFFWKAEEQYGRG
- a CDS encoding ABC transporter ATP-binding protein, which produces MAETSAGPAQSKDGARVPTVIVDDLHIVYRVHGAGSGKGSATAALSRIVQRRNSPSVREVHAVRGVSFVAYRGEAIGLIGSNGSGKSTMLKAIAGLLPAERGKVYTDGQPSLLGVNAALMNDLTGERNVILGGLAMGMSYPEVREKYQDIVDFSGINEKGDFISLPMRTYSSGMAARLRFSIAAAKRHDVLMIDEALATGDRSFQKRSEARIRELRKEAGTVFLVSHNNKSIRDTCERVLWLEKGELLMDGPTEEVLRAYEEHTGK